A genomic stretch from Petrimonas mucosa includes:
- a CDS encoding acetyl-CoA carboxylase biotin carboxyl carrier protein encodes MKEFNYKINGAPYRVIINSSDSSVVELEVNGTPYRVELEKKESKPLSKIKKQAITTPTPQTASTPLVTRPKETTGKNTVQSPLPGIILDIKCQVGDTVKKGQTIMILEAMKMENNILANANGKITGILVNKGDSVLEGAELVTIE; translated from the coding sequence ATGAAAGAATTTAATTATAAAATCAACGGTGCTCCCTACCGCGTGATTATCAACAGTTCGGACAGTTCAGTCGTTGAACTTGAAGTGAACGGCACACCGTATAGAGTTGAACTGGAGAAGAAGGAGAGCAAACCGCTTTCAAAAATCAAGAAACAGGCCATCACCACGCCTACACCACAAACTGCATCTACTCCGCTTGTGACCAGACCGAAAGAGACTACCGGAAAAAATACTGTACAGTCGCCGCTTCCGGGTATTATTCTCGATATCAAGTGCCAGGTAGGAGATACGGTGAAGAAGGGACAGACCATCATGATCCTGGAAGCGATGAAGATGGAGAACAACATCCTGGCAAACGCCAACGGTAAAATCACAGGGATCTTGGTTAACAAAGGAGACTCTGTACTTGAGGGAGCCGAATTAGTAACCATAGAATAA
- a CDS encoding 4-hydroxy-3-methylbut-2-enyl diphosphate reductase: MSKIEIDKQSGCCFGVAKAISKAEEELKKGGTLYCLGDIVHNNVEVERLAKMGLITINHEEFKQLKNVRVLLRAHGEPPSTYQIAKENNIELIDASCPVVLGLQKRIKKKFITKQDEEGQIVIFGKKGHAEVNGLMGQTDETAIVIEKKEDIEKLDFSRDISLFSQTTKPLDGFQEIGELIKSRMKEGATFEFYDTICRQVSNRVPNMHEFAKKHDLVIFIAGEKSSNGKVLFAECKKHNENSYLIHDPDQINPEWIRDDISIGICGATSTPMWQMEAVAKKIKELIPETEVEKAAF; encoded by the coding sequence ATGAGTAAAATTGAAATCGACAAGCAGTCCGGGTGCTGTTTTGGTGTGGCCAAAGCCATCAGCAAGGCAGAGGAGGAACTGAAGAAAGGCGGTACGCTATACTGTTTGGGCGATATTGTTCACAATAATGTGGAGGTGGAACGTCTTGCCAAGATGGGCCTGATCACCATCAATCACGAAGAGTTTAAGCAACTCAAGAATGTCCGTGTACTGCTTCGTGCCCACGGAGAACCCCCAAGCACCTACCAGATAGCGAAAGAGAACAACATCGAACTGATCGATGCTTCCTGTCCCGTCGTCCTTGGGCTGCAGAAACGCATAAAAAAGAAGTTCATCACCAAACAGGATGAAGAGGGACAGATTGTGATCTTTGGAAAGAAAGGTCATGCCGAAGTGAACGGATTGATGGGACAGACAGATGAGACGGCCATTGTAATTGAGAAGAAAGAGGATATCGAGAAACTCGATTTCTCACGCGACATCAGCCTCTTCTCTCAGACGACCAAGCCACTCGACGGATTCCAGGAGATCGGCGAGCTGATCAAATCGCGCATGAAAGAGGGTGCGACATTTGAGTTCTACGACACCATCTGTCGCCAGGTATCCAATCGTGTGCCGAACATGCATGAGTTTGCCAAGAAGCACGATCTGGTAATCTTCATCGCAGGAGAAAAGAGTTCCAACGGAAAGGTTCTTTTTGCCGAATGTAAAAAGCACAACGAGAACTCCTACCTGATACATGATCCCGACCAGATCAACCCGGAATGGATCCGGGACGACATCAGCATCGGCATCTGCGGAGCAACCTCAACCCCCATGTGGCAGATGGAGGCTGTCGCCAAAAAGATAAAGGAATTGATACCGGAAACGGAAGTTGAAAAAGCTGCTTTTTAA
- the mce gene encoding methylmalonyl-CoA epimerase, with the protein MELTHIEHIGIAVKSIEEQLPYYEGVLGLKCYNIETVEDQKVKTAFFMIGQTKIELLEPTSEESTVAKFIEKKGEGIHHIAFATKNLSDSLKEIEAKGVRLIDAQPRAGAEGLNIAFLHPKSTGSVLTELCEHPE; encoded by the coding sequence ATGGAATTAACACACATCGAACACATCGGCATCGCCGTTAAAAGCATCGAGGAGCAACTACCATATTACGAGGGAGTTTTGGGTCTAAAATGCTACAATATCGAAACAGTTGAAGACCAAAAGGTAAAAACAGCCTTTTTCATGATCGGTCAAACAAAAATCGAACTGCTGGAACCTACCAGTGAAGAGAGCACTGTTGCCAAATTCATCGAAAAAAAAGGTGAAGGCATTCATCACATCGCATTTGCCACTAAAAACCTCAGCGATTCCCTTAAGGAGATTGAAGCAAAAGGTGTACGCCTGATAGATGCACAACCCCGTGCCGGCGCAGAAGGATTAAACATCGCCTTTTTACACCCAAAATCCACCGGCAGTGTCCTGACTGAACTGTGCGAACATCCGGAATAA
- a CDS encoding acyl-CoA carboxylase subunit beta yields MSIQLEKVKELIQLREKARLGGGEKRIEAQHLKGKYTARERLAMLLDEGSFEEFDMFVEHRCHNFGMEKNKFLGDGVVTGYGTIQGRLVYVFAQDFTVSGGSLSEMHAKKICKVMDQAMKMGAPVIGINDSGGARIQEGINALAGYAEIFQRNILASGVIPQISGIFGPCAGGAVYSPALTDFNIMTQGTSYMFLTGPKVVKTVTGEDVTQEQLGGASVHTTKSGVAHFSAQTEEDAIQIIQKLLSYIPQNNLEEPPTVKNTDPIDRLEDGLNEIIPDSANKPYDMYEVIGAIVDHGEFLEVHADYAKNIIVGFARFNGQSVGIVANQPKFLAGVLDINASRKAARFVRFCDAFNIPIVSLVDVPGFLPGTGQEYGGVITHGAKLLYAYGEATVPKVTVTLRKSYGGAHIVMSCKQLRGDINYAWPSAEIAVMGAEGAVEVLYSKEIAAEKDPEKVAAVVEEKKKEYNDLFTNPYEAARYGYIDDVIEPRNTRFRVIRALQQLQTKKLINPPKKHDNLPL; encoded by the coding sequence ATGAGCATCCAACTCGAAAAAGTTAAAGAGCTTATTCAATTGCGGGAAAAAGCTCGCTTAGGTGGTGGAGAGAAAAGAATCGAAGCCCAACACTTAAAAGGTAAATACACAGCTCGCGAACGTCTGGCCATGCTTCTTGACGAAGGAAGTTTTGAAGAGTTCGACATGTTCGTAGAGCACCGCTGCCACAACTTCGGCATGGAAAAAAACAAATTCCTTGGCGACGGGGTTGTTACAGGATATGGTACCATCCAGGGCCGTCTGGTATACGTTTTCGCACAGGATTTCACCGTTTCAGGCGGTTCATTGTCCGAGATGCACGCCAAAAAGATCTGCAAGGTGATGGACCAGGCCATGAAAATGGGTGCACCGGTGATCGGGATCAACGACTCCGGCGGCGCACGTATCCAGGAAGGGATCAACGCATTGGCCGGATATGCCGAGATTTTTCAACGCAACATTCTGGCATCGGGTGTAATTCCGCAGATTTCCGGTATTTTCGGGCCCTGCGCAGGAGGTGCCGTCTACTCGCCTGCCCTCACCGACTTCAATATCATGACCCAGGGAACCTCATACATGTTCCTTACCGGTCCCAAGGTAGTAAAAACAGTTACCGGAGAAGACGTTACCCAGGAACAATTGGGAGGAGCCTCGGTACACACCACCAAGTCGGGTGTCGCCCATTTCTCCGCTCAAACCGAAGAGGATGCCATTCAGATCATCCAGAAACTGTTGTCCTACATTCCACAGAACAACCTGGAAGAGCCGCCGACGGTCAAGAACACCGATCCGATCGACCGGCTGGAGGATGGCCTGAACGAGATTATCCCCGACAGCGCCAACAAGCCGTACGACATGTATGAGGTGATCGGTGCCATTGTAGACCATGGCGAATTCCTCGAAGTACATGCCGACTATGCAAAGAACATCATCGTAGGGTTTGCCCGATTCAACGGCCAATCGGTGGGTATTGTTGCCAACCAGCCCAAGTTCCTGGCAGGCGTTCTCGATATCAATGCATCACGGAAAGCAGCCCGGTTTGTACGTTTCTGCGACGCCTTCAATATCCCCATCGTTTCATTGGTTGACGTTCCCGGATTTCTTCCCGGTACCGGACAGGAATATGGCGGCGTAATCACCCATGGCGCAAAACTGCTTTATGCATACGGAGAGGCTACCGTGCCGAAAGTGACAGTTACCTTGCGCAAATCTTACGGAGGAGCACACATCGTAATGAGTTGCAAACAGCTGCGTGGCGACATCAACTACGCATGGCCAAGCGCAGAGATTGCGGTAATGGGTGCAGAAGGAGCCGTAGAGGTACTTTACAGCAAGGAGATTGCAGCCGAAAAGGATCCCGAAAAAGTGGCGGCCGTTGTGGAAGAGAAGAAGAAGGAGTACAACGATCTCTTCACCAACCCCTATGAGGCTGCCCGTTACGGCTATATCGACGATGTAATTGAACCGAGAAATACCCGTTTCCGTGTAATCAGGGCATTGCAGCAACTACAGACCAAGAAGTTGATCAATCCTCCCAAAAAACACGATAATTTACCACTATAA
- the pruA gene encoding L-glutamate gamma-semialdehyde dehydrogenase, which produces MPKGVYKLPEIKNEPVKSYAPGSPEREALKQKLSELNRGGLEIPMIIDGKEIRTGNLSDIRPPHDHQRLLGHYHQGDKTHVQMAIEAALKAKPAWEAMHWESRAAIFLKAAELIAGPYRYDFNAVTMIGQSKNAFQSEIDAVCELVDFYRFNVRNMYELYGMQPNSAPGTWNRTVWRPLEGFVFALTPFNFTSIAGNLGGAPALMGNTVVWKPSKTAVYSAHLIMQVLKEAGLPDGVINLVYTGGKEAADVIFNHREFAGLHFTGSTAVFNGMWKTIAGNMEKYRSYPRIVGETGGKDYVFADATANPKEVATALTRGAFEYQGQKCSAASRAYIPTTIWEEVRSYMEADLQSIKMGVPEDFTNFINAVIDEESFDKLAGKIAEAQQSPDAEVIMGGKCDKSKGYFIEPTVILAKKPDYVTMREELFGPILTVYLYEPEKLDETLDILDTTTDYALTGAIFSSNRSNIEKLTTRLTHTAGNFYINDKPTGAVVDQQPFGGGRASGTNDKAGSLFNLLRWVSPQTIKETFVPPTNYLYPNFLADED; this is translated from the coding sequence ATGCCAAAAGGAGTCTACAAATTGCCCGAAATCAAGAACGAACCCGTAAAAAGCTATGCACCGGGATCACCTGAACGAGAAGCATTGAAGCAGAAACTCTCTGAACTGAATAGAGGAGGTTTGGAGATCCCGATGATCATCGACGGGAAAGAGATCCGGACGGGAAATCTATCCGATATCCGCCCTCCGCACGACCATCAACGCCTGTTGGGACATTATCATCAGGGCGACAAAACCCACGTACAAATGGCTATCGAGGCCGCACTCAAGGCAAAACCTGCCTGGGAAGCGATGCATTGGGAAAGCCGTGCGGCAATTTTCCTAAAGGCGGCCGAACTGATTGCCGGTCCCTACCGGTACGATTTCAATGCCGTCACCATGATCGGCCAGTCTAAAAATGCATTCCAATCGGAGATCGATGCCGTTTGCGAACTGGTCGACTTTTACCGGTTCAACGTACGCAATATGTATGAACTCTACGGCATGCAGCCCAATTCGGCTCCAGGAACATGGAACCGTACGGTTTGGCGACCGCTGGAGGGATTTGTCTTCGCACTCACCCCCTTCAACTTTACCTCCATAGCCGGCAACCTGGGTGGAGCCCCCGCACTGATGGGCAACACCGTAGTCTGGAAGCCGTCGAAAACGGCGGTCTATTCGGCTCACCTCATCATGCAAGTGTTGAAAGAGGCGGGACTGCCCGACGGTGTGATCAACCTGGTCTACACAGGTGGCAAGGAAGCTGCCGACGTGATCTTCAATCATCGGGAATTTGCCGGTCTCCATTTCACCGGCTCTACTGCTGTATTCAACGGGATGTGGAAAACCATCGCCGGGAATATGGAGAAATATAGGTCTTATCCCCGTATTGTAGGTGAAACGGGAGGGAAGGATTATGTTTTTGCCGACGCAACTGCCAACCCCAAGGAGGTGGCCACCGCCCTTACGCGTGGAGCGTTCGAATACCAGGGACAGAAATGTTCTGCCGCTTCCCGGGCCTATATCCCCACAACCATCTGGGAGGAGGTACGCAGTTATATGGAAGCGGATCTGCAGTCGATAAAAATGGGCGTACCGGAAGATTTCACCAATTTTATCAACGCGGTTATCGACGAGGAGTCGTTTGATAAACTGGCAGGCAAGATTGCCGAGGCACAACAGTCGCCCGATGCCGAAGTGATCATGGGTGGAAAATGCGACAAGTCTAAAGGTTATTTCATTGAGCCGACCGTTATCCTGGCCAAAAAGCCAGACTACGTCACGATGAGGGAAGAGCTGTTTGGCCCCATACTCACCGTTTATCTCTACGAACCGGAGAAGCTGGACGAGACGCTCGATATTCTCGACACGACCACCGACTATGCGCTTACTGGAGCGATCTTCTCCAGCAACAGGAGCAATATCGAGAAGTTGACAACCCGGCTCACCCATACTGCCGGCAACTTCTACATCAACGACAAGCCCACCGGAGCCGTTGTAGACCAGCAGCCGTTCGGCGGTGGCCGTGCATCGGGCACCAACGACAAGGCAGGTTCACTGTTCAATCTGCTCCGCTGGGTATCGCCGCAGACCATCAAGGAGACGTTTGTTCCACCTACAAATTACCTCTATCCGAACTTTCTGGCCGACGAAGATTAA
- a CDS encoding META domain-containing protein, whose amino-acid sequence MSGMRRNTIVMLFGLLMAILSALPGCSRVDELGLESSLYRQSPYGKWKLQGYGSKGSQLKQLALGKNPNAFTLTLHADGTFNGISSVNEIRGTYSCDLKHHNISFSQIDTENNRRASETREGNLYLDRLVKVYKYEYKASADQLYLYYSNTEYLLFLKLPDK is encoded by the coding sequence ATGAGTGGGATGAGAAGGAATACCATTGTAATGTTGTTCGGGCTTCTGATGGCCATATTGTCGGCTCTGCCCGGCTGTTCGCGCGTCGATGAGCTGGGGTTGGAGAGCTCGCTTTACCGGCAATCGCCTTACGGTAAGTGGAAACTGCAGGGGTATGGAAGCAAGGGAAGTCAGCTGAAACAGTTGGCCTTGGGCAAAAATCCGAATGCCTTCACGCTGACTCTGCATGCCGACGGCACTTTTAACGGTATCTCCTCGGTCAACGAGATCAGGGGAACCTACAGTTGCGACCTGAAGCACCACAACATCAGTTTTTCACAGATCGATACCGAGAACAACCGCAGGGCGAGTGAAACCAGGGAGGGCAATCTCTATCTGGACCGGCTGGTGAAGGTGTATAAGTATGAATATAAGGCTTCTGCGGATCAACTCTATCTCTATTACTCCAATACCGAATACCTGCTCTTCCTGAAGTTGCCCGACAAGTGA
- a CDS encoding lamin tail domain-containing protein: MNKFKQLLFLSALILLVGCAVKDENPHWVINEVMVDNQTGYMDDFGQRNGWIEIFNNTYKTQDLGGRFLTDDPNNPKKYPIPRGDVLTKIPPRQHVLFWADNEPFNGTFHVNFKLDPTKDNYIALYENDGKTLLDEIVIPAGLPTDKTYGYPTDGVKYDKDGNYLAAQLERVTPSSNNAVLEENPKVTLLSESDPWGVMMTMTSMLVVFVGLLLLYLIFRAIGNTAKRISNKRVASTGTLSAVRSESLLTGEVLAAISAAIYELNQDVHDVESTILTISEVKRKYSPWSSKLYTLRQDPRR, translated from the coding sequence ATGAATAAATTTAAACAACTGTTGTTTTTGTCTGCATTGATCCTGCTTGTGGGTTGCGCCGTCAAGGATGAAAATCCACACTGGGTGATCAATGAAGTCATGGTGGATAACCAGACCGGTTACATGGATGACTTCGGGCAACGAAACGGATGGATCGAGATATTCAACAACACTTATAAGACTCAGGATCTGGGTGGAAGATTTCTTACCGACGACCCCAACAATCCAAAGAAATATCCGATTCCCAGGGGGGACGTCCTCACAAAAATCCCGCCCCGTCAGCATGTTTTGTTCTGGGCAGACAATGAACCGTTCAACGGAACATTCCATGTCAATTTTAAGCTCGATCCAACCAAGGATAATTACATCGCGCTGTACGAGAACGACGGCAAGACACTGCTCGACGAGATCGTCATCCCGGCCGGATTACCCACGGACAAGACATATGGCTATCCTACCGATGGCGTCAAATACGACAAGGATGGAAACTATTTGGCAGCCCAGCTTGAAAGGGTGACTCCAAGCAGCAACAATGCAGTTCTGGAAGAGAACCCCAAAGTCACCCTATTGAGTGAAAGTGACCCGTGGGGGGTTATGATGACGATGACCTCCATGTTGGTGGTGTTTGTGGGATTGCTCCTGCTCTATCTCATATTCAGGGCAATCGGCAACACGGCAAAAAGAATCTCCAACAAACGGGTGGCCAGCACCGGAACCCTGTCGGCGGTAAGAAGTGAAAGCCTGCTTACCGGTGAAGTATTAGCCGCCATATCTGCAGCAATCTATGAGTTGAACCAGGATGTTCACGATGTGGAGAGCACCATCCTTACCATCAGTGAAGTGAAACGCAAATACTCACCCTGGAGTTCCAAACTCTACACCTTGCGTCAAGATCCCCGTAGATAA
- the cmk gene encoding (d)CMP kinase, giving the protein MKKINIAVDGFSSCGKSTIAKGLAKELGYTYIDSGAMYRAVALFAYRNGWMTDTTIDEAALQKHISEIVISFETAPTGQQETYLNGENVEREIRSLEIGNGASRVSTLGFVRKELVRQQQAMGKKKGVVMDGRDIGTVVFPDAELKIFLTASPEVRARRRFEELQAKGTPVSYEETLANVIERDERDTTRSESPLRKAPDAIELDNSNVTITEQLQWAMDMFNKITTQHE; this is encoded by the coding sequence ATGAAAAAAATAAATATCGCTGTGGATGGCTTCTCATCGTGCGGCAAAAGTACTATAGCCAAAGGATTGGCAAAGGAGTTGGGTTATACCTATATCGACAGCGGGGCCATGTACAGGGCGGTAGCCCTGTTTGCTTACCGCAATGGTTGGATGACCGATACAACAATTGATGAGGCGGCTTTACAGAAGCACATTTCAGAAATCGTCATCTCCTTTGAGACAGCTCCCACAGGGCAACAGGAGACCTATCTGAACGGCGAGAATGTCGAGCGGGAGATCCGGTCGCTCGAAATTGGAAATGGCGCAAGCCGCGTAAGCACCCTTGGGTTTGTACGGAAGGAGCTGGTGCGCCAGCAACAGGCTATGGGGAAAAAGAAGGGAGTGGTCATGGATGGCAGAGATATCGGCACCGTGGTTTTCCCCGATGCCGAATTGAAGATCTTCCTCACAGCCTCCCCCGAAGTGAGGGCTCGACGTCGCTTCGAAGAACTTCAGGCCAAGGGCACGCCTGTCTCCTACGAAGAGACTCTGGCCAACGTCATCGAACGGGACGAAAGAGACACAACACGCTCGGAGAGCCCGCTACGAAAAGCTCCCGATGCAATTGAACTGGACAATTCAAATGTCACGATAACAGAACAGTTGCAATGGGCAATGGATATGTTTAACAAAATCACAACACAACATGAGTAA
- a CDS encoding sodium ion-translocating decarboxylase subunit beta, with protein MNTLLSLSDNLKTFWDYTGMANASSGHIIMILVGLIFIYLAISKEYEPLLLIPIGFGILIGNIPFNEAAGLQVGIYEEGSVLNILYQGVVKGWYPPIIFMGIGAMTDFSSLIANPKLFLIGAACQFGIFGAYIVALAWGFAPNEAGSIGIIGGADGPTAIFLTSKLAPQLLGAVAISAYSYMALVPVIQPPFMRWLTTSKERMIKMKAPRVVSQTEKILFPIIGLLLTTFLVPSGLPLLGMLFFGNLLKESGVTRRLAETARGPLIDTITILLGLTVGASTQATTFLRPESIKIFVIGAFSFVVATCAGILFVKFFNLFLKKENKINPLIGNAGVSAVPDAARISQVVGLEYNPSNYLLMHAMGPNVAGVIGSAVAAGIMLGFLY; from the coding sequence ATGAATACACTTTTGTCTTTGAGCGACAACCTGAAAACATTCTGGGACTATACCGGAATGGCAAACGCCAGCTCCGGTCATATCATCATGATTCTGGTTGGCTTAATCTTTATTTATCTGGCCATATCAAAAGAATATGAACCGTTGCTGTTAATTCCCATCGGTTTTGGTATTCTTATCGGGAACATCCCTTTCAATGAGGCTGCCGGCTTACAGGTCGGAATCTATGAAGAGGGTTCGGTTCTGAATATTTTATATCAAGGTGTTGTCAAAGGATGGTATCCTCCAATTATTTTCATGGGTATCGGCGCGATGACCGACTTCTCGTCATTGATTGCCAACCCGAAACTGTTCTTGATCGGCGCTGCTTGCCAGTTCGGCATCTTCGGTGCTTATATCGTTGCACTTGCTTGGGGTTTTGCGCCCAATGAGGCAGGTTCTATCGGTATTATCGGTGGTGCGGACGGTCCAACGGCCATCTTCCTCACATCGAAACTGGCTCCTCAATTGCTGGGTGCAGTTGCCATATCGGCATACTCCTATATGGCACTGGTTCCGGTGATCCAGCCCCCCTTCATGAGATGGTTGACAACATCGAAGGAACGCATGATCAAGATGAAGGCCCCACGTGTGGTTTCGCAGACGGAGAAGATCCTGTTTCCCATTATTGGTCTTTTACTGACCACTTTCCTGGTGCCTTCGGGACTTCCCCTGCTGGGTATGCTCTTCTTTGGCAACCTGTTGAAAGAGTCGGGTGTAACCCGTCGACTGGCTGAGACTGCACGTGGTCCGCTGATCGACACCATCACCATCTTGTTGGGACTTACCGTAGGTGCCTCCACCCAGGCTACCACTTTCCTGCGTCCAGAATCGATCAAGATTTTTGTAATTGGTGCTTTCTCCTTTGTGGTGGCTACTTGCGCAGGAATTCTCTTTGTCAAGTTCTTCAACCTCTTCCTGAAAAAGGAGAACAAAATCAATCCGCTTATCGGCAATGCAGGAGTATCGGCAGTACCTGATGCAGCACGGATATCGCAGGTGGTAGGACTAGAATACAATCCCAGCAATTACCTGCTTATGCATGCTATGGGACCCAATGTTGCCGGTGTAATCGGCTCAGCCGTTGCTGCCGGTATCATGCTCGGGTTCCTCTATTGA
- the pfkA gene encoding 6-phosphofructokinase: MDSNVKSIGVLTSGGDAPGMNAAIRAVTRAAIFNGMRVFGIYRGYKGLISNEIEEFKTNSVSNIIQKGGTILKTARCEEFMTEAGRKTAYENMQRHGIDALVVIGGDGSLTGAGVFANEYNIPIVGLPGTIDNDLNGTDTTIGYDTALNTIMESMDKIRDTATSHERLFFVEVMGRNCGYLALNSAIASGAEAAIIPEISIEKDQLAELINQGFRKSKSSSMVLVTESEVTGGAMNLAERVKKEYPQYDVRVSILGHLQRGGSPTAQDRILASRMGVAAIQALLENQRNVMIGIRENEIDYVPFKRAIKKDREISPELLEVLKISSI, translated from the coding sequence ATGGATTCAAATGTAAAAAGCATCGGTGTGCTCACATCAGGAGGGGATGCACCGGGCATGAATGCGGCCATCCGTGCCGTGACTCGCGCTGCAATTTTTAACGGCATGCGCGTTTTTGGCATCTACAGAGGTTACAAGGGGCTTATAAGCAACGAAATAGAGGAATTCAAGACCAACAGCGTCAGCAACATCATCCAGAAGGGTGGAACGATACTGAAAACTGCCCGTTGTGAAGAGTTCATGACCGAGGCGGGAAGAAAGACGGCCTACGAAAACATGCAACGTCATGGAATAGATGCACTTGTGGTTATCGGTGGTGACGGATCACTGACTGGTGCAGGTGTATTTGCCAACGAATACAACATTCCGATCGTTGGACTGCCGGGTACTATCGACAACGACCTGAACGGAACAGACACCACCATCGGTTACGACACCGCCCTGAATACCATCATGGAGTCGATGGACAAGATCCGCGATACGGCCACTTCTCACGAACGGCTCTTCTTTGTAGAGGTAATGGGACGAAACTGCGGATACCTGGCCCTCAACAGTGCAATAGCTTCCGGCGCCGAAGCGGCAATCATACCGGAGATAAGCATTGAAAAGGATCAGTTGGCGGAGCTCATCAATCAAGGGTTCCGCAAGTCGAAAAGCAGCAGCATGGTTCTTGTCACCGAGAGCGAGGTGACCGGCGGAGCCATGAACCTGGCGGAAAGGGTAAAAAAGGAGTATCCACAGTACGATGTACGGGTCTCCATATTGGGACACCTGCAACGGGGCGGATCGCCTACGGCACAGGACCGGATCCTGGCAAGCAGGATGGGTGTCGCTGCCATCCAGGCGTTACTGGAGAACCAGCGCAACGTAATGATCGGTATCCGGGAGAACGAGATCGACTATGTGCCGTTCAAACGGGCTATTAAAAAGGATCGAGAGATCAGCCCAGAACTGCTTGAGGTTCTCAAGATCTCATCTATCTAA
- a CDS encoding proline dehydrogenase family protein → MPLTHHLIDFDNSEIAFRNRSNAELRRAHLLFKVMNNAGLVKTGKQLVNLAFAIRFPISGILRITIYRQFVGGMSIDDCAATIEKLAARNVGTILDFAVEGEERDDLFDATCAEVIRTVEFAHNNRNVPFSAFKITGVGRFDLLAKVSEKAELTEDESAEYKRIYDRVESIFRRGYELGVPVLIDAEHTWIQPVLDNLVLEMMERYNREAAIVQNTYQMYRHDAIHRLKEHHRIALEKGVKFGLKIVRGAYMEIERARAAEMGYPSPIQPDKPATDRDFNEAIRYFVENVDTIHFMVATHNEESSNLLAQLIDERGLPHNHPHIYFSQLYGMSDHITFNLAEKGYNVVKYVPYGEVKTMMPYLFRRAEENSSVKGQSSRELKLIEKEVERRRGK, encoded by the coding sequence ATGCCGTTGACACATCATCTTATCGATTTTGACAATTCAGAAATAGCCTTCCGGAACAGATCGAATGCCGAATTGAGACGGGCCCATCTGCTGTTTAAGGTAATGAACAATGCCGGTCTGGTAAAGACGGGAAAACAACTGGTCAACCTCGCCTTTGCCATCCGTTTCCCGATCAGTGGAATTTTACGAATAACCATTTACCGGCAATTTGTGGGTGGAATGTCGATTGACGACTGTGCTGCCACCATTGAAAAACTGGCTGCGCGTAACGTGGGGACAATCCTCGATTTTGCAGTTGAGGGGGAAGAGCGTGATGATCTGTTTGACGCCACCTGCGCCGAAGTGATCCGGACGGTGGAGTTTGCCCACAACAACCGGAACGTGCCCTTCAGTGCATTCAAGATTACCGGTGTCGGCCGGTTCGATCTGCTTGCAAAGGTGAGTGAGAAGGCCGAGCTTACTGAGGATGAATCGGCAGAATACAAGAGGATTTACGACCGTGTGGAATCTATCTTCAGACGGGGTTACGAACTGGGGGTTCCGGTGCTTATCGACGCGGAGCATACCTGGATCCAGCCTGTGCTGGACAATCTGGTGCTGGAGATGATGGAGCGATATAACCGGGAGGCGGCCATTGTGCAGAACACCTACCAGATGTACCGTCACGATGCTATTCACCGGTTGAAGGAGCATCACCGGATTGCACTCGAGAAGGGGGTGAAGTTCGGGTTGAAGATTGTGCGCGGGGCCTATATGGAAATCGAGCGAGCACGAGCCGCCGAGATGGGTTATCCCTCCCCCATCCAGCCAGACAAGCCGGCTACGGACAGGGATTTCAATGAGGCGATCCGTTACTTCGTGGAAAATGTCGATACAATCCACTTTATGGTGGCTACCCATAACGAGGAGAGCTCGAACCTGCTTGCACAGTTGATCGATGAACGGGGCTTGCCCCACAACCATCCGCACATCTATTTCTCGCAACTTTACGGTATGAGCGATCACATCACTTTTAACCTGGCCGAGAAGGGTTACAACGTGGTAAAGTATGTGCCGTACGGGGAGGTGAAGACCATGATGCCCTATCTTTTCCGCCGGGCAGAAGAGAATAGTTCGGTCAAGGGCCAGTCGAGTCGTGAGTTGAAGCTTATCGAAAAGGAGGTTGAGCGAAGGAGGGGTAAATAG